One Coturnix japonica isolate 7356 chromosome 20, Coturnix japonica 2.1, whole genome shotgun sequence genomic window carries:
- the HM13 gene encoding minor histocompatibility antigen H13 isoform X1 — MAEAQNGSAGPQAVPAASARPPATPEGIALAYGSLVLMALLPIFFGALRSVSCAKSKNSSEMPETITSRDAARFPIVASCTLLGLYLFFKIFSQEYINLLLSMYFFVLGILALSHTISPMMNRFFPANFPNKQYQLLFTQGSGESKEEIVNYEFDTKDLVCLALSSVVGVWYLLRKHWIANNLFGLAFSLNGVELLHLNNVSTGCILLGGLFIYDVFWVFGTNVMVTVAKSFEAPIKLVFPQDLLEKGLEADNFAMLGLGDIVIPGIFIALLLRFDISLKKNTHTYFYTSFVAYIFGLGLTIFIMHIFKHAQPALLYLVPACIGFPLLVALAKGEVTEMFSYESSAEILPHTPRLTHFPTVSGSPASLADSMQQNLSCPRRRRQQSPSAM, encoded by the exons ATGGCGGAGGCGCAGAACGGCAGCGCGGGGCCTCAGGCCGTGCCCGCCGCCAGCGCCCGGCCCCCCGCCACCCCCGAGGGCATCGCCCTGGCTTACGGCAGCCTCGTCCTCATGGCGCTGCTGCCCATCTTCTTCGGGGCTCTACGCTCCGTCAGCTGCGCCAAGAGCAAG AACTCCTCGGAGATGCCAGAGACCATTACCAGCCGAGATGCTGCTCGTTTTCCCATCGTTGCCAGTTGCACCCTTCTGGGCCTCTACCTCTTCTTTAAA ATATTCTCTCAAGAGTATATCAATCTTCTGCTTTCTATGTATTTCTTTGTGCTGGGGATCCTCGCCCTGTCCCACACCATCAG CCCCATGATGAACAGATTCTTCCCTGCAAATTTCCCCAACAAACAATACCAGCTCCTCTTCACCCAGGGCTCCGGGGAGAGCAAGGAAG AAATAGTGAATTACGAGTTTGATACCAAGGATCTTGTATGCCTGGCCCTGAGCAGTGTTGTCGGGGTCTGGTACCTGCTGAGGAAG cACTGGATTGCCAACAATCTCTTTGGGCTGGCGTTTTCCCTCAATGGAGTGGAGCTGCTGCACTTGAACAACGTCAGCACTGGCTGCATCTTGCTTGGGGGCCTCTTCATCTACGATGTCTTCTGG GTTTTCGGTACCAATGTGATGGTGACAGTTGCCAAATCGTTTGAGGCCCCAATAAAAC TGGTTTTCCCTCAGGACCTGCTGGAGAAGGGCCTGGAGGCTGACAACTTTGccatgctggggctgggagaCATTGTCATTCCAG GGATCTTCATCGCCTTGCTGCTGCGCTTTGACATCAG CTTAAAGAAGAACACGCACACGTATTTCTACACCAGCTTTGTGGCCTACATCTTTGGGCTGGGCCTGACCATATTCATCATGCACATCTTCAAGCATGCTCAG CCTGCTCTTCTGTACCTGGTCCCCGCGTGCATCGGATTCCCGCTTCTTGTGGCCTTGGCAAAAGGAGAAGTAACTGAAATGTTCAG CTATGAATCCTCTGCTGAAATCTTGCCACACACACCAAGGCTTACCCACTTTCCCACCGTGTCCGGCTCGCCAGCCAGCCTTGCTGATTCCATGCAGCAGAATCTGTCCTGTCCCCGCCGACGCCGGCAGCAAAGCCCCAGTGCCATGTAG
- the HM13 gene encoding minor histocompatibility antigen H13 isoform X2, whose product MAEAQNGSAGPQAVPAASARPPATPEGIALAYGSLVLMALLPIFFGALRSVSCAKSKNSSEMPETITSRDAARFPIVASCTLLGLYLFFKIFSQEYINLLLSMYFFVLGILALSHTISPMMNRFFPANFPNKQYQLLFTQGSGESKEEIVNYEFDTKDLVCLALSSVVGVWYLLRKHWIANNLFGLAFSLNGVELLHLNNVSTGCILLGGLFIYDVFWVFGTNVMVTVAKSFEAPIKLVFPQDLLEKGLEADNFAMLGLGDIVIPGIFIALLLRFDISLKKNTHTYFYTSFVAYIFGLGLTIFIMHIFKHAQPALLYLVPACIGFPLLVALAKGEVTEMFSYEESCTPKEVPRASKEEMTEADKKEK is encoded by the exons ATGGCGGAGGCGCAGAACGGCAGCGCGGGGCCTCAGGCCGTGCCCGCCGCCAGCGCCCGGCCCCCCGCCACCCCCGAGGGCATCGCCCTGGCTTACGGCAGCCTCGTCCTCATGGCGCTGCTGCCCATCTTCTTCGGGGCTCTACGCTCCGTCAGCTGCGCCAAGAGCAAG AACTCCTCGGAGATGCCAGAGACCATTACCAGCCGAGATGCTGCTCGTTTTCCCATCGTTGCCAGTTGCACCCTTCTGGGCCTCTACCTCTTCTTTAAA ATATTCTCTCAAGAGTATATCAATCTTCTGCTTTCTATGTATTTCTTTGTGCTGGGGATCCTCGCCCTGTCCCACACCATCAG CCCCATGATGAACAGATTCTTCCCTGCAAATTTCCCCAACAAACAATACCAGCTCCTCTTCACCCAGGGCTCCGGGGAGAGCAAGGAAG AAATAGTGAATTACGAGTTTGATACCAAGGATCTTGTATGCCTGGCCCTGAGCAGTGTTGTCGGGGTCTGGTACCTGCTGAGGAAG cACTGGATTGCCAACAATCTCTTTGGGCTGGCGTTTTCCCTCAATGGAGTGGAGCTGCTGCACTTGAACAACGTCAGCACTGGCTGCATCTTGCTTGGGGGCCTCTTCATCTACGATGTCTTCTGG GTTTTCGGTACCAATGTGATGGTGACAGTTGCCAAATCGTTTGAGGCCCCAATAAAAC TGGTTTTCCCTCAGGACCTGCTGGAGAAGGGCCTGGAGGCTGACAACTTTGccatgctggggctgggagaCATTGTCATTCCAG GGATCTTCATCGCCTTGCTGCTGCGCTTTGACATCAG CTTAAAGAAGAACACGCACACGTATTTCTACACCAGCTTTGTGGCCTACATCTTTGGGCTGGGCCTGACCATATTCATCATGCACATCTTCAAGCATGCTCAG CCTGCTCTTCTGTACCTGGTCCCCGCGTGCATCGGATTCCCGCTTCTTGTGGCCTTGGCAAAAGGAGAAGTAACTGAAATGTTCAG CTATGAGGAGAGCTGTACCCCCAAGGAGGTGCCGAGGGCCTCCAAAGAGGAGATGACAGAAGCTGACAAGAAAGAGAAGTGA